CAGAGGTTCGGCTTGCTTTGACTTCAGCGCGCTTTCTTTGTCTCCTCGCCGGCCGCGGCGCTTAGCCAATTTTGCCGGAGGCTCGGCGTCGACGCCGGTCTCTGCCAACTCGATGGCCGCGAGTGGAGCGCCGTCACCCATTCTATACTCCAGCTTTGTCATCCTCGTATAGCCCCCGTTTCGATCCTTATAGCGGACGCCGATTGCGTCGAACAGCTTTTTTAAGATGTCCTCATCCTGGACAACCTCGGCTGCCTGCCGGCGCGCATGCAAATCCCCACGCTTGGCGAGCGTGATCACCTTGTCCGCCAGCTTGCGCAGCTCTTTGGCTTTTGCCTCAGTTGTGACGATCTTCTCGTATTGGAAGAGCGATGTCAGCAGGTTACGGAGGAGCATCTCTCGATGAGCAGTGGTTCGACCGAGCTTTCTCCCAGCATTTCTATGTCGCATAGCAGGTACTCCTACCTGGTCGAGTGAAATCCAGCCAGGCTCAGGCCCCCGTCAAGCCTTTCGGGATCTTATCACCTCGTTTCCCGAAGGGCTCACCGACAGAGAGGCCTTCCAGTTTCATTCCTAAGGTCAACCCCATGCCGGTAAGAATCTCCTTAATTTCATTCAGAGACTTCCGGCCGAAATTCTTCGTCTTCAACATCTCGGTCTCACTCTTGACGACCAACTCATAGATGTATCGAATATCCGAGTGCTTCAAGCAATTAGCTGATCGCACTGAAAGCTCCAGCTCATCGACGCTTCGATTCAGGTTGTCCTGCAGTTGCTTCTTCGCCTCGTCGATGACAACCCCTTCCCCCTCCGGCTCTTCCTCAAAGTTTGTGAATACGCTCAGGTGATCCTTGAGGATCTTTGCTGCATACGCGACGGCGTCTCGTGGCAGGACGCTCCCATCGGTCCAGACCTCCAAGGTCAGTTTGTTGTAGTCGGTGATCTGACCGACACGAGTATCTTCAACCAAGAAATTGACCTTCCGAATCGGGGAGAAGATAGCGTCTATCGCGATAACATCAACAGGTTGTCCTTCTCGTTTATTTCGCTCTGCGGGAACATACCCTCGCCCATGGCGAATCTCCAACTCCAATTCGAGCTTGCCATCCTGTTCCAGGGTCGCAATATGCAGATCAGGGTTGAGGATTTCGACGTCAGGATCCGGCGTGATATGCGCGGCCAGAACTGCCCCCTCTGAAAACGCCTTGAGGTACAGGGTCTTAGGGTGGTCGACGTGAAGTCTGAGTCGAAGCCCTTTGAGGTTGAGGATTATATCGGTGACATCTTCTTTCACCCCAGGGATACTTGAGAATTCGTGCAGAGCTCCGGTGATTCGAATCGCAGTGACCGCGACCCCTTCAATTGTCGAGAGGAGGATGCGCCGAAGCGCATTGCCGATGGTCAATCCGAATCCGCGCTCGAAGGGCTCCGCAAAAAACTTGCCGTATGTGCTGGTCAGAGATTCTAACTCGCACTCCAGCCGCTTTGGCTTCTGGAGGCCCTTAGACTTCTGAATCATCAAAACCTCCCACGCCTACCACTATTTGGAGTACAGCGCAACAATTAACTGTTCCTCCACGGGGATGACGATCTCCTCCCGGGATGGGATTGATCGGATAGTCCCTTTCATGTTGGTCTCATCGAGTTCCAGCCAGTTCGGCAACGTTCGTCGCTTTGCTCCTTCGAGAGCCGCCTTGATGACCGCCATTTCCCGACTCTTGGGCCGCACCTCGATAGTTTCGCCTGGGCGAACTCGATAGGACGCAATGTCCGTCTTTCGTCCATTCACGAGGACGTGACCGTGGGTGATCAATATCCTCGCCTGTGCGCGGGATGTAGCGAATCCGAGGCGATGGACAACGCTGTCCAGCCGTTGTTCCAGAATTCTGACGAGGTTTTCACCTGTAATCCCTGTCTGCCGTTCTGCCAGGCGAAAATATTTCCGGAATTGTGTTTCCAACACTCCATAGATCCGGCGCATCTTCTGCTTCTCTCGTAGCTGCTTGCAGTAGTCTGAAACCTTCGTCCGTCGCTGGCCATGCATACCCGGAGCAAAGTTCCGCTTCTCAATCGCGCACTTGGCAGAGAAGCATCGATCTCCTTTGAGAAATAGCTTCAGTCCTTCTCGTCTGCACAACTTACACACGGGATCTCGATACCTAGCCACGAACCCCTCCTCCCAGGGGAGTGGTATTGTCCCCCGTTCTACCGACTCTTCGGCGAATCGCGCTCCTGGCGCTTCTTCCAAGGGTGACTGAACGATACATCGACAAGAACGACTGCGTCATACGCGTCTCCGCTTAGACGGTCGACAACCGTTGTGTGGAATCGGCGTCACATCCTTAATCGTCACGATCTCCATACCAGCCGCCTGTAAGGCCCGAATAGCCGCTTCTCGACCCGCTCCAGGTCCTTTGACGTAGACCTTCACTTCTTTCATGCCATGGCTCATTGCTTTCTGGGCAGCGCTATCCGCAGCCCTCTGCGCGGCAAACGGAGTGCTCTTCCGGGAACCCTTGAACCCCACAGAGCCGGCACTAGCCCATGAAACGACGTTACCTGCCACATCCGTAATGGTGACAATGGTATTGTTGAACGTCGCCTGGACACAGGCGATCCCGTGAGCGATGTTCTTGGTTTCTTTCCTGCCTCCTGGGCGTCCTCCCGGACGTCTCGGTTTTGCCTCCTCCGCCATTCTTCCTCCATCAAGTTGGTGTTCATAGTTCATAGGTTATAGTTCATAGGTTCTAGCGCGGAGAGTTCAGATCGCCGTCTGTGTATGAGAACTCTCTATGAACTCCGAACTCCGAACTATGAACCGGTCCGACTACACTTTCTTGCTTTTCGCGCCGACCGTCCGGCGGGGCCCCTTACGCGTCCTGGCATTCGTACTGGTTCGCTGACCACGAACAGGAAGACCCCGGCGATGTCTAAGGCCGCGGTAGGCGCCTATGTCCATAAGCCGTTTGATATTCATGGAGACCTCACGTCTGAGGTCGCCTTCAACTCTATAGTTCCCCTCAATGGTTCGCCGCAGCTTCGTAAGCTCCTCTTCAGTGAGATCCTTAACGCGGACATTCGGGTTGACCCCAGAGTCCTGTAAGATCGTACACGAAGCGGAGCGACCGATGCCGTAAATATATGTTAGCGCCACCTCAAGACGTTTCTCTCTCGGAAGATCTACCCCGGCGATGCGTGCCATACACCTCCCTTTCTTAGTTCAGAGTGCATGGTTCTTAGTTCGTAGGACGGCGCTCAAGCGCATGGCACCATCTGACATAAACTCTGAACTATGAACTGTGAACTATCTACCCCTGGCGTTGTTTATGCCGAGGATTTTCACACACGATCCGCAGCACCCTTTTTCGTCGAACGATCTTACATTTCTCACACATCGGTTTGACCGACGCTCGAACCTTCATGGCAGCCCCCGCATCACAAGCTCGCTCTTCGCCCTTGAATCTTGACACCTACTTATATCGATAAATGATCCGTCCTCGCGCCAGGTCATACGGGGACAACTCCACAATCACCTTATCTCCTGGAAGAATCCGAATAAAATGCATACGCATCTTTCCGGAAATGTGCGCAAGGACCTTGTGACCCGTTTCCAGTTCCACCCGAAACATCGCATTAGGCAAGGGCTCAATCACGGTTCCCTCAACCTCAATCGCCTCTTCTTTCGGCATTAGCGGTCCGCGACCTCTGGCATCTCGTCCTCAGTGAAACTGGTAAGCACCTCTACCCCATTCTCGGTGAGCGCGACCGTATGCTCAAAATGAGCGGAAAGGGATCTATCACATGTCACCGCTGTCCAGCAATCATCAAGAATCGTCACGTCCGGACCGCCGGCGTTCGCCATCGGCTCAATGGCCAGGACTAACCCAGGTTTCAGTATAGGGCCTTGGGCCGGGGGACCGAAGTTCGGAATCTGTGGCTCCTCATGAAGAGATCGACCGATGCCGTGACCGACAAATAGGCGCACTACCGAAAACCCCTGTGCCTCAACCGCGGACTGTACGGCATGAGAGATATCGGACAGATAATTGCCGGGTCGCGCAGCCAGAATAGCCCTCGTAAGGGCCTTTTGAGTCGCAGCAATCAAACGTCTGGCGCCCTCAGACACCTTCCCCACGGGAACTGTAATCGCAGCATCCCCGTAATAGCCATCGACGACAACGCCGAGGTCCAGACTCACAATGTCACCCTCCTTAAGGCGTCTTGCTGATGGAAAGGCATGCACCACCTGCTCGTTCACGGATGCACAGAGCGTATAAGGGTAGCCACGGTAGCCCTTGAACGCCGGCTTGCCCCCCCGTCTCGAAATATAGGTCTCTGCAAAACGGTCCAGCTCCAGAGTGGTTACCCCGGGTTCTATCAACCTCACCAACTTTTCGAGGGTTTCCGCCACGATTCGACTGCTCTTGCGCATCAAATCAATCTCCCATGGGGACTTCAAAATCATCATGACTAAGCCTGCTTATCCCCTAGGACTTGATGAATACGCTCTGCGATCTCCTCGATCGTTCCCCGACCGTCGATCCGTCTCAGCAGATCCATCTTACTATAATACGCAACCAGAGGCTCTGTTTGTTCCCGGTAGACCCGAAGGCGATGGCGGATCGTATCCTCCTTATCATCATCCCTCTGGAAAAGTAGGCCTCCACAGTTGTCACAGACCCCAATCCGCATCGGCGGCTTCGTATCACCATGAAACATAGACCCGCAGGTCCGGCAGATTCGTCGGCCTGCAAGCCGCTGGACCAGATCGTCCTCAGCCACCTCTACGCTGATGACCCAATCCAGCGGGGCATGCAATAGCCTCGTAACTTCTGAGAGCGCCTCGGCCTGTCGGAGCGTCCTTGGGAATCCGTCAAGGATGTACCCGCCGGCGCAATCGGATCTGCATAATCGCTCTTCGATAATACCGATGACCACTTCATCCGGCACAAGAGCCCCTTGCGCCATAATCGACTTGGCTGTCTGTCCAAGCTCAGAGCCGTCGGCCACAGCTTGCCGCAGCAGGTCGCCCGCAGACACATGCGCAACATCGAACTTTGCCGTCAGCAGCCTGGCCTGTGTCCCCTTGCCGGCGCCCGGCGGTCCCAGCAGGACTAGCCGCATAGCCCACTACCCCATCCTGCCCTTAATACGACTCTTCTTCAAAAATCCCTCATAGTGACGCATGAGCAAGTGGGACTCGACCTGCTGCACAGTATCCAAGGCTACGCCGACCACGATCAAAAGTGAGGTTCCTCCAAAGAAGAACGGCACGTTCATTGTCGTGATCAGCAATTCAGGAAGAATTGAGATCAACGTCAGGTAGATCGCCCCAACAAGCGTTATCCGATCCAACACCTTCTCGATAAATTCCGCCGTCCTCGCTCCAGGTCGAATACCAGGGATAAAGCCCCCGTACTTTCTCATGTTATCAGCAACATCTGTCGGATTAAAGACGATGGCCGTATAAAAGTAGGTGAAGAAAATAATGGCAACAGCATACAGCACTGTATAGATTACAGTTCCAGGGGAAAGCGTTCTGGCCAGAGCCTGCATCCATGGGTGATTAAAAAATTGTGCGATAGTCGCGGGAAATACGATAATGGAGGCGGCAAAGATCACCGGGATGACTCCTGCCGTGTTGATCCGCAATGGGATATGCGTACTTTGACCTCCATAGATCCGACGGCCGACAACTCTTTTCGCATATTGCACCACTATCGGTCTTTGACCGAGCGTCATCACAATCACTCCAGCCACTACCAGCACCATCAGCGTCAGGACGGCCAACAACGCCAGGGCTGAAAGTTCACCCGTGGACAGAAGTCGCCATGTGTTCACAATCGCCTCAGGCATCCTGACAATGATACCGGCAAAGATCAGGAGAGAGATTCCGTTCCCGATCCCTCGTTCGGTGATCTGCTCGCCCACCCACATGAGAAAGATCGCTCCTGTCGTCAGCGTAATCGTGGTCATCAGACGAAAGCCCATTCCCGGATTGATCACGATCTGCTCACCGATCGGGCTCCGCATATTCTCAAGACCAATGGCGATCCCCATGGCCTGAATAGCCGCAAGCAAGACGGTACCGTACCGGGTATATTGAGAGATCTTCTTGCGCCCCTGCTCTCCTTCTTTGCTCAGCTTCTCCAGGGGAGGAAAGACAACTGCAAGAAGTTGGAGAATAATCGATGCGCTGATATACGGCATGATACCGAGCGCGAGGATACTGAGACGACGTAGCGCGCCACCCGAAAAGAGATCGAAGAAACCAAGAAGTGTCCCACCTGCCTGCTGAAAAAACGATGCAAGAGCGTGGGCATCAATACCAGGGGTTGGAATGTGGGATCCTACTCGGTAAGCAATCAGCGCCAAAGCGGTAAAGATGATCCGCTTCTTAAGCTCAGGCACCCTGAAGATATTGCCGACCCCCTC
The nucleotide sequence above comes from Candidatus Methylomirabilis tolerans. Encoded proteins:
- the rplQ gene encoding 50S ribosomal protein L17, with the protein product MRHRNAGRKLGRTTAHREMLLRNLLTSLFQYEKIVTTEAKAKELRKLADKVITLAKRGDLHARRQAAEVVQDEDILKKLFDAIGVRYKDRNGGYTRMTKLEYRMGDGAPLAAIELAETGVDAEPPAKLAKRRGRRGDKESALKSKQAEPLPAYPPSAERAVGP
- a CDS encoding DNA-directed RNA polymerase subunit alpha encodes the protein MIQKSKGLQKPKRLECELESLTSTYGKFFAEPFERGFGLTIGNALRRILLSTIEGVAVTAIRITGALHEFSSIPGVKEDVTDIILNLKGLRLRLHVDHPKTLYLKAFSEGAVLAAHITPDPDVEILNPDLHIATLEQDGKLELELEIRHGRGYVPAERNKREGQPVDVIAIDAIFSPIRKVNFLVEDTRVGQITDYNKLTLEVWTDGSVLPRDAVAYAAKILKDHLSVFTNFEEEPEGEGVVIDEAKKQLQDNLNRSVDELELSVRSANCLKHSDIRYIYELVVKSETEMLKTKNFGRKSLNEIKEILTGMGLTLGMKLEGLSVGEPFGKRGDKIPKGLTGA
- the rpsD gene encoding 30S ribosomal protein S4, with the protein product MARYRDPVCKLCRREGLKLFLKGDRCFSAKCAIEKRNFAPGMHGQRRTKVSDYCKQLREKQKMRRIYGVLETQFRKYFRLAERQTGITGENLVRILEQRLDSVVHRLGFATSRAQARILITHGHVLVNGRKTDIASYRVRPGETIEVRPKSREMAVIKAALEGAKRRTLPNWLELDETNMKGTIRSIPSREEIVIPVEEQLIVALYSK
- the rpsK gene encoding 30S ribosomal protein S11 — protein: MAEEAKPRRPGGRPGGRKETKNIAHGIACVQATFNNTIVTITDVAGNVVSWASAGSVGFKGSRKSTPFAAQRAADSAAQKAMSHGMKEVKVYVKGPGAGREAAIRALQAAGMEIVTIKDVTPIPHNGCRPSKRRRV
- the rpsM gene encoding 30S ribosomal protein S13, whose translation is MARIAGVDLPREKRLEVALTYIYGIGRSASCTILQDSGVNPNVRVKDLTEEELTKLRRTIEGNYRVEGDLRREVSMNIKRLMDIGAYRGLRHRRGLPVRGQRTSTNARTRKGPRRTVGAKSKKV
- the rpmJ gene encoding 50S ribosomal protein L36 is translated as MKVRASVKPMCEKCKIVRRKRVLRIVCENPRHKQRQG
- the infA gene encoding translation initiation factor IF-1, which encodes MPKEEAIEVEGTVIEPLPNAMFRVELETGHKVLAHISGKMRMHFIRILPGDKVIVELSPYDLARGRIIYRYK
- the map gene encoding type I methionyl aminopeptidase, producing the protein MMILKSPWEIDLMRKSSRIVAETLEKLVRLIEPGVTTLELDRFAETYISRRGGKPAFKGYRGYPYTLCASVNEQVVHAFPSARRLKEGDIVSLDLGVVVDGYYGDAAITVPVGKVSEGARRLIAATQKALTRAILAARPGNYLSDISHAVQSAVEAQGFSVVRLFVGHGIGRSLHEEPQIPNFGPPAQGPILKPGLVLAIEPMANAGGPDVTILDDCWTAVTCDRSLSAHFEHTVALTENGVEVLTSFTEDEMPEVADR
- a CDS encoding adenylate kinase; this translates as MRLVLLGPPGAGKGTQARLLTAKFDVAHVSAGDLLRQAVADGSELGQTAKSIMAQGALVPDEVVIGIIEERLCRSDCAGGYILDGFPRTLRQAEALSEVTRLLHAPLDWVISVEVAEDDLVQRLAGRRICRTCGSMFHGDTKPPMRIGVCDNCGGLLFQRDDDKEDTIRHRLRVYREQTEPLVAYYSKMDLLRRIDGRGTIEEIAERIHQVLGDKQA
- the secY gene encoding preprotein translocase subunit SecY — its product is MMEGVGNIFRVPELKKRIIFTALALIAYRVGSHIPTPGIDAHALASFFQQAGGTLLGFFDLFSGGALRRLSILALGIMPYISASIILQLLAVVFPPLEKLSKEGEQGRKKISQYTRYGTVLLAAIQAMGIAIGLENMRSPIGEQIVINPGMGFRLMTTITLTTGAIFLMWVGEQITERGIGNGISLLIFAGIIVRMPEAIVNTWRLLSTGELSALALLAVLTLMVLVVAGVIVMTLGQRPIVVQYAKRVVGRRIYGGQSTHIPLRINTAGVIPVIFAASIIVFPATIAQFFNHPWMQALARTLSPGTVIYTVLYAVAIIFFTYFYTAIVFNPTDVADNMRKYGGFIPGIRPGARTAEFIEKVLDRITLVGAIYLTLISILPELLITTMNVPFFFGGTSLLIVVGVALDTVQQVESHLLMRHYEGFLKKSRIKGRMG